From Terriglobales bacterium, the proteins below share one genomic window:
- a CDS encoding alginate lyase family protein, whose product MIPPSTAWKLVRDLGPGWALRRLRIEAELRLGIVERRLPVSDWNFTVGNASDNETRVGDPLRSELLRSKFFFSPQQLPKPVCSAQVCRDADRVLAGEWPYFSHSWFQIGFPPDWHLNVLDGSRADDARHWSRTAGYRGQVTGDRDGSDIKFVWEPSRFSVVYLLVRAYAASADERYAEAFWTLVEDWAEVNRPNCGVNWASGQEAAFRVMAWCFGLFGFLNASCSTSERVFRLARMIDVHGDRIAGFIEYALSQRNNHGISEAVGLFTIGVLFPHLARAAEWTRMGQLLIVSQLREQVYEDGSYIQHSFNYERVLIDLLIWALRLGEIHEVRFAAECYEALDRCLAFMVRFCHLRSGRIPNYGANDGTLLLPLTNCDYTDFRPSIDAAHQLLHGKPLLREGPWSELSAWLLGRPLSDRAAADSSIPALRYIRASQPTASSGPPKRLPPSGYLNLIANESNGMLRAGRYEDRPSQADQLHFDLWWRGQNVACDAGSYLYNAGPLWANALAGTAVHNTVTIAGRDQMTPAGRFLWLDSAQASSENYSIGTQAQAVTAYHNGYRRLGATHRRSILCFQEADLWIVVDDVTGSYSGEVQLHWLFPDVPFRFDLDPIRLLLQFPEGDFNCAIIADHPFSTSLARAGQLISGADDLSVCDKEIRGWRSLYYGSKDPALSLGARAAAALPMRFVTLFHPAEVSVEQFSPTCVAFQAAGTTYAVGLQAIGTPKIFTTVHQA is encoded by the coding sequence ATGATCCCTCCTTCCACTGCCTGGAAACTCGTGCGCGACCTCGGTCCGGGTTGGGCGCTCCGCCGGTTGCGAATTGAAGCTGAGTTGAGGCTGGGAATTGTCGAGCGGCGTTTGCCGGTTTCAGATTGGAACTTCACAGTCGGCAATGCGTCTGACAATGAGACCAGAGTTGGCGATCCACTTAGATCTGAACTCCTCAGATCGAAATTTTTCTTCTCCCCGCAACAACTCCCGAAACCTGTTTGCTCGGCTCAAGTCTGCCGCGATGCAGATCGGGTCTTGGCCGGTGAGTGGCCGTACTTCTCACATTCATGGTTCCAGATCGGCTTTCCTCCCGACTGGCATCTCAATGTGCTCGATGGAAGTCGTGCTGATGATGCGAGACACTGGAGCCGCACGGCAGGTTACAGGGGACAGGTTACAGGGGACAGGGACGGCAGCGATATCAAGTTTGTCTGGGAACCTAGCCGATTCTCGGTGGTGTACTTGCTGGTTCGCGCTTATGCGGCGAGCGCAGATGAAAGATATGCAGAGGCTTTCTGGACTCTGGTGGAGGATTGGGCGGAGGTGAATCGGCCGAATTGTGGCGTGAACTGGGCCAGCGGGCAGGAAGCTGCCTTTCGCGTGATGGCGTGGTGCTTCGGTCTGTTCGGGTTCCTGAATGCCTCGTGTTCCACTTCGGAACGAGTCTTCCGCCTTGCGCGAATGATTGATGTTCACGGTGACAGGATCGCGGGATTCATCGAATACGCGCTTTCACAGCGGAACAATCACGGCATCAGCGAAGCAGTGGGGCTGTTCACGATTGGCGTTCTGTTTCCTCATCTAGCGCGCGCGGCCGAGTGGACCAGAATGGGACAGCTGCTGATCGTCTCGCAACTGCGCGAGCAGGTTTATGAAGACGGTAGCTACATTCAGCATTCGTTCAACTACGAACGCGTGCTCATCGATCTGCTGATCTGGGCGCTCCGGCTCGGCGAGATCCACGAAGTGCGCTTCGCCGCCGAATGTTATGAAGCGCTCGACCGCTGCCTGGCATTTATGGTTCGCTTCTGCCATTTGCGCAGCGGGCGCATACCCAACTACGGAGCGAATGACGGCACTCTTTTGTTGCCATTAACGAACTGCGATTACACAGATTTTCGGCCTTCCATCGATGCCGCACATCAGTTGCTTCACGGCAAGCCACTCTTGCGCGAAGGTCCGTGGAGTGAGTTATCGGCTTGGCTCCTCGGACGTCCTCTGTCGGACCGAGCCGCCGCGGATTCTTCCATTCCGGCATTGCGTTACATCCGAGCAAGTCAGCCTACGGCTTCCTCTGGTCCTCCGAAGAGACTTCCTCCTTCTGGATACCTGAACCTGATTGCCAACGAAAGTAACGGGATGCTGCGAGCAGGGCGATACGAAGATCGTCCGTCACAGGCTGATCAGTTGCATTTTGATCTGTGGTGGCGAGGGCAAAACGTAGCCTGCGACGCCGGATCGTATCTGTACAACGCTGGTCCATTATGGGCAAACGCGCTCGCCGGTACGGCGGTGCACAACACCGTCACGATCGCCGGACGCGATCAGATGACGCCTGCCGGACGGTTCCTCTGGCTCGATTCGGCCCAGGCTTCCTCTGAAAACTATTCCATTGGAACTCAAGCACAAGCGGTCACGGCGTATCACAACGGCTACCGTCGTCTTGGCGCAACGCACCGAAGGTCAATACTGTGCTTCCAGGAGGCGGATCTGTGGATCGTTGTCGATGATGTGACGGGAAGCTACTCAGGCGAAGTCCAGTTGCATTGGCTCTTTCCAGACGTTCCGTTCCGGTTCGATCTCGATCCAATCAGGCTGTTGCTGCAGTTTCCTGAAGGTGATTTCAACTGCGCGATCATCGCTGACCACCCATTCTCGACAAGTCTGGCCAGGGCAGGTCAACTAATTAGCGGAGCAGACGACTTATCGGTATGTGACAAAGAAATTCGCGGCTGGCGCTCGCTGTACTACGGGAGCAAGGATCCGGCTCTATCGTTAGGCGCACGC